The following are encoded together in the Acinetobacter radioresistens DSM 6976 = NBRC 102413 = CIP 103788 genome:
- a CDS encoding site-specific recombinase, whose protein sequence is MHLNFQDLFLRMHQQLEQPQAVLDENILIELVNRLRPADTKNTEEIERKFQAFIQSLLITPAAACTFQTFVLRIINHYRQTALYADSGILSLDGFWNQFTQRLGAHFLPLINDETQLTDLLHRVFHQRTDKYWLENIDSQDWQLFFSLISRSNGNMAEKQSVRDEMIRAITVLSYRISGIGLYPEFINAYPELTEYESPFLVQNREVVEFIVRYKKLLQNLDQFAVMEPPDASQAFVMFEQCRDVVFKIRRSTKRIGVSLSLAYLLSLLEQCLDRIELLLHIVTVEDIYTYDALSQLLSELVKAHYSEKSVRALLTTTSELIALQVTENASRTGEHYVSTDKKGFFSMYKAAAGAGVIIATMATLKILMARLAMAPLMQAFMFSMNYSLGFVLIHVLHFTVATKQPAMTAAALAATVQHKKGSRTAQIAELAALIINIIRTQFIAILGNISIAIPTAALITLLWEAGMQEPLMTHMKATKLLHDLNPFTSLALPHAAIAGVCLFLSGLIAGYFDNMAVYRKVGPRLKAHPQLKNLMGQDRLDRFSAYIERNLGALAGNFLFGIMLGSMGTLGFILGLPLDIRHIAFASANFIQGLMNINGGPDLGLIIVSFMGVLLIGLTNLFVSFSLTIIVALRARRVRFEQWKPLAKLVLTHFMTRPSDFFWPPKIEEAANSVDNSLSKPEK, encoded by the coding sequence ATGCATTTAAACTTTCAAGATCTTTTTCTCAGAATGCACCAGCAGCTTGAGCAACCTCAAGCTGTATTAGATGAAAATATTCTTATTGAGCTGGTTAACCGCCTACGCCCCGCTGATACCAAAAATACCGAAGAAATTGAAAGAAAATTTCAGGCATTTATTCAGTCGCTTTTAATTACACCGGCTGCTGCCTGTACATTTCAAACTTTTGTTCTACGTATTATTAATCATTACCGGCAAACCGCACTTTATGCTGACAGCGGCATTTTATCGTTAGATGGCTTCTGGAATCAGTTTACCCAGCGTTTAGGTGCACACTTTTTGCCGCTGATCAATGATGAAACCCAGCTGACCGATCTGCTGCACCGTGTCTTTCATCAGCGTACCGACAAATACTGGCTAGAAAATATTGATAGCCAGGACTGGCAGCTGTTCTTTAGCTTGATTAGCCGCAGTAATGGCAATATGGCAGAGAAGCAGTCAGTCCGTGATGAAATGATCCGCGCGATTACCGTTTTATCTTACCGGATTAGTGGTATTGGACTCTATCCGGAGTTTATTAATGCCTATCCTGAACTGACCGAATACGAATCCCCCTTTCTGGTCCAGAATCGGGAAGTCGTGGAATTTATTGTCCGCTATAAAAAGCTGCTTCAAAATCTGGACCAGTTTGCCGTGATGGAGCCACCAGATGCATCACAGGCATTTGTGATGTTTGAACAGTGCCGGGATGTCGTGTTCAAGATTCGCCGGTCTACCAAGCGTATTGGGGTAAGTTTAAGCCTCGCCTATCTGCTTTCACTGCTTGAGCAATGTCTGGACCGGATTGAATTGCTGCTGCATATCGTCACTGTAGAAGATATTTATACTTATGATGCACTCAGCCAGCTGCTGAGTGAGCTGGTCAAGGCACATTATAGTGAAAAAAGTGTACGGGCTTTATTGACCACTACCAGTGAGCTGATTGCCTTACAGGTAACTGAAAATGCCAGCCGGACCGGTGAACATTATGTAAGTACCGATAAAAAGGGCTTTTTTTCAATGTATAAGGCCGCAGCAGGGGCCGGGGTAATTATTGCCACAATGGCAACCCTTAAAATCCTGATGGCGCGTCTGGCCATGGCTCCGCTCATGCAGGCCTTTATGTTCAGCATGAATTACTCTTTAGGCTTCGTACTGATTCATGTCTTGCATTTTACAGTAGCGACCAAACAGCCAGCTATGACCGCAGCAGCGCTCGCTGCCACGGTACAGCATAAGAAAGGCTCTCGCACCGCACAAATTGCAGAACTGGCAGCCCTGATTATTAATATTATCCGGACTCAGTTTATTGCAATCTTGGGTAATATCTCGATAGCCATACCAACCGCAGCGCTGATTACCCTGCTATGGGAAGCCGGGATGCAAGAACCTCTAATGACCCATATGAAAGCTACCAAGCTTTTGCATGACTTGAATCCCTTTACTTCCCTTGCTCTGCCCCATGCAGCAATTGCCGGTGTTTGCCTGTTCCTCTCGGGACTGATTGCCGGCTATTTCGACAATATGGCAGTTTACCGTAAAGTAGGACCACGCCTGAAAGCGCATCCCCAATTAAAAAATCTGATGGGACAAGACCGCCTAGACCGTTTTTCTGCCTATATTGAACGTAATCTAGGAGCACTTGCCGGTAACTTTCTATTTGGGATTATGCTGGGCAGTATGGGAACACTGGGTTTTATTTTAGGATTACCCCTAGATATCCGGCATATTGCCTTTGCATCGGCCAATTTTATTCAGGGTCTGATGAATATTAATGGCGGGCCAGATCTTGGCCTCATCATTGTTTCTTTTATGGGCGTCCTGCTTATTGGCTTAACTAACTTGTTTGTCAGTTTTAGTCTCACCATTATTGTAGCTCTACGCGCACGACGGGTTCGTTTTGAGCAATGGAAACCTTTGGCAAAGTTAGTTTTGACACATTTTATGACCCGTCCTAGTGATTTTTTCTGGCCCCCTAAAATTGAAGAAGCAGCAAATTCTGTAGATAACTCGCTGTCTAAACCAGAAAAATAA
- the rplU gene encoding 50S ribosomal protein L21 produces MYAVIQSGGKQHRVVEGETLKVELLKAETGSTITFDDVLMVVNGESIQIGAPVVAGAKVTAEVVGHGRHDKIRIIKMRRRKHYRKQQGHRQWFTELKITGISG; encoded by the coding sequence ATGTACGCAGTAATCCAAAGCGGTGGTAAACAGCACCGTGTAGTTGAGGGTGAAACCCTTAAAGTTGAATTGTTGAAAGCTGAAACTGGCTCAACTATTACGTTTGATGACGTACTAATGGTTGTGAACGGCGAAAGCATTCAAATCGGTGCTCCAGTAGTCGCTGGCGCTAAAGTAACTGCAGAAGTAGTTGGCCATGGTCGTCACGACAAAATCCGCATCATCAAAATGCGTCGTCGTAAACATTACCGTAAACAACAAGGTCACCGTCAATGGTTTACCGAGTTGAAAATTACTGGTATTTCAGGCTAA
- a CDS encoding efflux RND transporter periplasmic adaptor subunit, with amino-acid sequence MTSAKLWAPALTACALATSIALVGCSKDPKDAQTGAAAQQMPPPEVGVLVAQPRSVEQSVELSGRTSPYQISEVRPQASGVIQKRLFTEGSYVRQGQALYEIDSRTNRENVASARATLNRQQANLNVLRVKEGRYRQLVGTNAISRQEYDDIVAQVKLAQADVNASQAELRNAEINLGYSTVRAPISGQSSRSSVTAGALVTASQTEPLVTIQQLDPIYVDINQSSAELLRLRQQLNQGNLSSSNNTKVKLRLEDGSEYPIEGNLAFSGASVDPETGTVTLRAVFSNPNHLLLPGMYATAKIVQAVIPNAMLIPQAAITRLPTGQAVAMIVNAKGLAESRPVQTAGVQGKDWIVTSGIQAGERVIVEGIAKVKEGQKVNPKPLQPQAAAQGSNNAKPAQQAKPQAEQNATSNT; translated from the coding sequence ATGACATCGGCAAAGCTTTGGGCACCGGCCCTTACCGCTTGTGCTTTAGCAACAAGTATCGCACTTGTGGGTTGTAGCAAAGATCCAAAGGATGCACAAACAGGCGCGGCTGCTCAACAAATGCCACCACCTGAAGTAGGTGTCCTGGTTGCTCAGCCACGAAGTGTAGAACAGTCTGTTGAACTCTCTGGACGTACCTCACCCTATCAGATTTCTGAAGTACGGCCACAGGCAAGCGGTGTAATCCAGAAACGTCTGTTTACTGAAGGAAGCTATGTCCGTCAGGGACAGGCTTTATATGAAATTGACTCGCGTACCAACCGCGAAAATGTAGCCAGTGCTCGTGCTACATTGAACCGCCAGCAGGCAAACCTGAATGTTCTGCGTGTAAAAGAAGGCCGTTATCGTCAGCTGGTAGGTACCAATGCGATTTCAAGACAGGAATATGATGATATTGTAGCTCAGGTAAAACTGGCACAAGCTGATGTTAACGCCTCTCAGGCAGAACTGCGTAATGCAGAGATTAATCTGGGCTACTCTACTGTACGGGCTCCAATTTCAGGTCAATCTAGCCGCTCTTCAGTTACAGCAGGCGCACTGGTAACGGCCAGCCAGACTGAACCTTTAGTTACCATTCAGCAGCTTGATCCCATTTATGTCGATATTAACCAGTCAAGTGCTGAACTGCTGCGTCTGCGTCAACAGCTGAACCAGGGTAACCTGAGCAGCAGTAACAACACTAAAGTTAAACTGCGCCTTGAAGATGGAAGCGAGTATCCGATTGAAGGGAATCTTGCATTTTCTGGCGCCAGTGTTGATCCGGAAACCGGTACAGTGACTCTACGTGCAGTATTCTCTAACCCAAATCACTTGCTGTTACCGGGTATGTATGCGACTGCAAAAATCGTACAGGCAGTGATTCCAAATGCAATGCTGATTCCACAGGCTGCAATTACCCGTCTTCCGACAGGACAGGCGGTTGCCATGATCGTAAATGCTAAAGGCCTTGCAGAAAGCCGTCCGGTACAAACTGCCGGTGTGCAAGGTAAAGACTGGATTGTGACTAGCGGTATTCAGGCAGGTGAACGTGTCATTGTAGAAGGCATTGCCAAAGTTAAAGAAGGCCAAAAAGTGAACCCTAAACCTCTACAGCCTCAGGCGGCGGCCCAGGGAAGCAATAACGCAAAACCAGCTCAACAGGCCAAACCACAAGCTGAACAAAATGCTACTTCAAATACATAA
- the lolA gene encoding outer membrane lipoprotein chaperone LolA, producing the protein MNMLRKTICAMTVGAATLAPVISTSVIAAPVAASEQQATANLVQQLKGIQSLSANFEQTTKVSGNAPKKQKGLTAQHMNQTFKGTMKVERPGKFFWETSSPSKQTIVTTGKTVWIYDPDLQQAVRQSLDEQVSNTPALLLSGNTSQIMQSYRVTQPNKAKTYYTLYPKNNEGAFQSLTISFGTNKAPSLMILEDSLGQTTYVKFSNVKVNASIPASTFNFTPPKGTDIIDQ; encoded by the coding sequence ATGAATATGCTTCGTAAAACCATATGTGCTATGACAGTGGGTGCAGCCACCTTGGCGCCAGTAATCAGTACCTCTGTTATCGCTGCGCCTGTGGCGGCATCGGAGCAGCAGGCAACTGCAAATCTGGTTCAGCAGCTCAAAGGTATACAAAGTCTGAGCGCCAATTTTGAACAGACCACTAAAGTTAGTGGCAATGCGCCTAAAAAGCAGAAAGGCCTGACAGCTCAACATATGAACCAAACCTTTAAAGGTACAATGAAAGTTGAGCGTCCTGGAAAATTTTTCTGGGAAACCAGCAGCCCGTCTAAACAGACAATTGTTACTACCGGTAAAACAGTCTGGATTTATGACCCCGATCTTCAGCAGGCAGTCCGTCAGTCTTTAGATGAACAGGTCTCAAATACACCAGCGTTACTGCTCTCTGGTAATACCAGCCAAATTATGCAGTCTTATCGGGTAACGCAACCAAATAAAGCCAAAACCTATTACACCCTTTATCCAAAGAATAATGAAGGGGCTTTTCAGAGCCTGACTATTAGCTTTGGTACCAACAAAGCTCCAAGCCTGATGATTTTAGAAGATTCACTTGGCCAGACCACCTATGTAAAATTTAGCAATGTAAAAGTTAATGCTTCTATTCCGGCCTCTACCTTTAATTTCACTCCACCAAAAGGCACCGATATTATTGACCAGTAA
- the sdsA gene encoding All-trans-nonaprenyl-diphosphate synthase, with amino-acid sequence MAIDFKQDILAPVAQDFAAMDQFINEGISSKVALVMSVSKHVVEAGGKRMRPIMCLLAAYACGETNLKHAQKLAAIIEMLHTATLVHDDVVDESGLRRGRPTANATWNNQTAVLVGDFLIARAFDLLVDLDNMILLKDFSTGTCEIAEGEVLQLQAQHQPDTTEDIYLQIIHGKTSRLFELATEGAAILAGKPEYREPLRRFAGHFGNAFQIIDDILDYTSDADTLGKNIGDDLMEGKPTLPLIAAMQNTQGEQRDLIRRSIATGGTSQLEQVIAIVQNSGALDYCHKRATEETERALQALEILPESTYRQALVNLTRLALDRIQ; translated from the coding sequence ATGGCCATCGATTTCAAGCAAGATATTCTCGCTCCTGTTGCTCAAGATTTTGCAGCGATGGACCAGTTTATTAATGAAGGAATCAGCTCCAAGGTCGCACTGGTCATGTCAGTCAGCAAGCATGTCGTTGAAGCAGGTGGAAAGCGCATGCGTCCGATTATGTGCTTGCTGGCCGCTTATGCCTGTGGTGAAACCAATTTAAAGCATGCACAGAAGCTGGCGGCCATTATTGAAATGCTGCATACGGCGACTCTGGTACATGATGATGTGGTAGATGAGTCTGGCTTACGCCGTGGCAGACCAACAGCAAATGCGACATGGAATAACCAGACTGCGGTACTGGTGGGGGATTTTCTGATTGCCCGGGCATTTGATCTGCTGGTTGATCTGGACAATATGATCCTGTTAAAGGACTTCTCTACAGGAACCTGTGAGATTGCTGAGGGTGAAGTATTGCAGTTGCAGGCACAGCATCAGCCAGATACAACAGAAGATATTTATTTACAGATTATTCACGGTAAAACCTCACGGTTGTTCGAACTGGCGACCGAAGGCGCTGCAATACTGGCAGGCAAACCTGAATACCGTGAACCTTTACGTCGTTTTGCCGGACACTTTGGCAATGCTTTTCAGATTATTGATGATATTCTGGATTACACTTCAGATGCTGATACGCTCGGCAAAAATATTGGCGATGACTTGATGGAAGGCAAACCCACCCTGCCGCTGATTGCAGCAATGCAAAATACTCAAGGTGAACAGCGCGACCTGATCCGTCGCAGCATTGCCACTGGCGGTACTTCACAGCTTGAACAAGTTATTGCGATTGTACAAAATTCGGGAGCGCTGGATTATTGCCATAAGCGTGCTACTGAAGAAACCGAGCGAGCATTACAGGCACTAGAAATATTACCTGAGAGTACTTACCGGCAGGCGCTGGTTAACTTGACCCGCTTAGCTTTAGACCGAATCCAATAA
- a CDS encoding phosphatase PAP2 family protein gives MPYLFLLIACLMLVLSGLVSYIPALQGWDVAQVKWFSQHRTESLNIVAMFLSKIGGSVVIGFVVLLWCSRLAWYKKYKTVIFISFGMIGSGTLVWLLKWWIARPRPLEIYHLVQSYGASFPSAHSVYAASLACLLLFLLRKHRYYVWISLAANSWWIIMGISRVYLGVHYPTDVLTGWSIGFIWISLLWLWFRHNQSGKNNLFLDKNLNEVEQ, from the coding sequence ATGCCCTACCTGTTCTTGCTTATTGCTTGCCTTATGCTTGTCCTTAGCGGACTGGTATCTTACATCCCTGCGCTTCAGGGATGGGATGTGGCACAAGTAAAGTGGTTCAGCCAGCACCGAACAGAATCCCTTAATATTGTTGCAATGTTCTTATCTAAAATAGGTGGTTCAGTTGTCATAGGATTTGTTGTACTGCTTTGGTGCTCAAGACTGGCATGGTATAAAAAATATAAAACCGTTATTTTTATTAGTTTCGGAATGATCGGCAGCGGCACGCTGGTCTGGTTATTGAAATGGTGGATTGCAAGGCCCCGACCCTTAGAAATATATCACCTGGTTCAGAGCTACGGCGCCTCATTTCCAAGTGCCCATAGTGTATATGCAGCAAGCCTTGCTTGTCTGTTGCTCTTCCTACTTCGCAAGCATCGTTATTATGTTTGGATTTCCCTTGCTGCGAATAGCTGGTGGATCATTATGGGAATTTCACGGGTTTATCTCGGGGTTCATTACCCAACCGATGTTTTAACGGGTTGGAGTATTGGTTTTATTTGGATCTCTCTGCTTTGGCTATGGTTTCGTCATAATCAGTCAGGCAAAAATAATTTATTTTTAGATAAAAATCTAAATGAGGTGGAACAATGA
- the rpmA gene encoding 50S ribosomal protein L27, with product MAHKKAGGSTRNGRDSNPKMLGVKIYGGQTVTAGNIIVRQRGTEFHAGANVGMGRDHTLFATADGVVKFEVKGQFGRRYVTVEAV from the coding sequence ATGGCTCACAAAAAAGCCGGTGGTTCGACACGTAACGGTCGTGATTCAAACCCAAAAATGTTAGGTGTTAAAATTTATGGTGGTCAAACTGTGACTGCTGGTAACATCATCGTTCGTCAACGTGGTACAGAATTCCACGCTGGTGCAAATGTAGGTATGGGCCGTGACCATACTTTATTTGCTACTGCTGATGGCGTAGTAAAATTCGAAGTGAAAGGTCAATTTGGCCGTCGCTACGTAACAGTTGAAGCTGTATAA